The Parus major isolate Abel chromosome 4, Parus_major1.1, whole genome shotgun sequence genome has a window encoding:
- the SPP1 gene encoding osteopontin isoform X2 — MKEAILCLCLISITAAWPVIQPKQHAISASSEEKYDSRGHHLHRYHNDQENSQSQESQQHPQSDLASSQQTLYSSEESVDVPEQLGDNAGRGDSVAYRMKAKATLLKSIKLHKAAKKLIYDATEEDESYMDADSQRSVSREDSASRSSLRKHASSVWADQSHGRDSSEQDSDPRHRSLENDSWHESASHEAEGDSSKSGVRADSLSSTETKEREDSHPSVESRESRDRVSAELSDGISNQTLESAEDSQDRHSIESNEVTL; from the exons ATGAAGGAGGCAATTCTGTGTTTATGCCTTATCAGCATCACCGCTGCATGGCCA GTGATTCAACCCAAGCAGCATGCCATTTCTGccagctctgaagaaaaatat gACTCCAGGGGCCATCACTTGCACAGGTATCACAATGACCAAGAGAATTCTCAGTCTCAGGAGAGtcagcagcacccacagagTGACCTGGCATCATCTCAGCAG ACCCTTTACTCTTCAGAAGAAAGTGTGGATGTCCCAGAACAACTG GGAGATAATGCTGGCAGAGGTGACAGTGTGGCCTACAGGATGAAGGCAAAAGCCACACTGTTGAAGTCTATCAAGCTCCACAAAGCTGCCAAAAAG CTCATCTACGATGCCACTGAGGAAGATGAGAGCTACATGGATGCAGACAGCCAGCGCTCTGTCTCCCGGGAGGATTCTGCTTCTCGCAGCTCCCTGAGGAAGCACGCCAGCAGCGTATGGGCTGACCAGAGCCACGGGAGGGACAGCAGCGAGCAGGACAGCGATCCGCGTCACCGCAGCTTGGAAAACGACAGCTGGCACGAATCCGCCAGCCACGAGGCAGAAGGCGACAGTAGCAAGTCTGGTGTCAGAGCGGACAGCCTCTCGAGTACGGAAACCAAGGAGAGAGAGGACAGCCACCCGAGTGTGGAAAGCAGGGAGAGTCGGGACCGCGTGTCAGCTGAGCTCTCTGACGGTATCAGCAATCAAACTCTGGAAAGTGCCGAGGATTCTCAAGATCGTCACAGCATCGAAAGTAACGAAGTCACCCTTTaa
- the SPP1 gene encoding osteopontin isoform X1, whose product MKEAILCLCLISITAAWPVIQPKQHAISASSEEKYDSRGHHLHRYHNDQENSQSQESQQHPQSDLASSQQTLYSSEESVDVPEQLHFPDVSSKSHEDVDDDDDDDDNDSNDTDESEEVVTSFPTDIPVTEPFPTFPFTQGDNAGRGDSVAYRMKAKATLLKSIKLHKAAKKLIYDATEEDESYMDADSQRSVSREDSASRSSLRKHASSVWADQSHGRDSSEQDSDPRHRSLENDSWHESASHEAEGDSSKSGVRADSLSSTETKEREDSHPSVESRESRDRVSAELSDGISNQTLESAEDSQDRHSIESNEVTL is encoded by the exons ATGAAGGAGGCAATTCTGTGTTTATGCCTTATCAGCATCACCGCTGCATGGCCA GTGATTCAACCCAAGCAGCATGCCATTTCTGccagctctgaagaaaaatat gACTCCAGGGGCCATCACTTGCACAGGTATCACAATGACCAAGAGAATTCTCAGTCTCAGGAGAGtcagcagcacccacagagTGACCTGGCATCATCTCAGCAG ACCCTTTACTCTTCAGAAGAAAGTGTGGATGTCCCAGAACAACTG CACTTTCCTGATGTGTCAAGCAAGAGCCACGAAGAtgtggatgatgatgatgatgatgatgacaatgatTCCAATGACACGGATGAATCTGAAGAGGTTGTCACGAGTTTTCCCACAGACATTCCAGTAACTGAACCATTCCCCACTTTCCCTTTCACCCAGGGAGATAATGCTGGCAGAGGTGACAGTGTGGCCTACAGGATGAAGGCAAAAGCCACACTGTTGAAGTCTATCAAGCTCCACAAAGCTGCCAAAAAG CTCATCTACGATGCCACTGAGGAAGATGAGAGCTACATGGATGCAGACAGCCAGCGCTCTGTCTCCCGGGAGGATTCTGCTTCTCGCAGCTCCCTGAGGAAGCACGCCAGCAGCGTATGGGCTGACCAGAGCCACGGGAGGGACAGCAGCGAGCAGGACAGCGATCCGCGTCACCGCAGCTTGGAAAACGACAGCTGGCACGAATCCGCCAGCCACGAGGCAGAAGGCGACAGTAGCAAGTCTGGTGTCAGAGCGGACAGCCTCTCGAGTACGGAAACCAAGGAGAGAGAGGACAGCCACCCGAGTGTGGAAAGCAGGGAGAGTCGGGACCGCGTGTCAGCTGAGCTCTCTGACGGTATCAGCAATCAAACTCTGGAAAGTGCCGAGGATTCTCAAGATCGTCACAGCATCGAAAGTAACGAAGTCACCCTTTaa